Sequence from the Bryobacteraceae bacterium genome:
GATACATTTCGACGAGGCTAGCAGAGATGAGCGCCCCGGCGAGGACCCGCGGGATCGCTTCAGCGAAGCGGCAGCAGGATCGCCGCCACCTGAGTGGCGAGGTATCCGGTGACCCCGAGGACCGCCAGCAGCGGAGTCCACGTCTTGAGGGCTTCCTGCTCGGTGAGGCCGGCCATCTGCTTGTAGACCCAGAACCCGGAGTCGTTCATCCAGGAACCCACCAGCGCGCCGCTGCCGATGGCGGTGGCGATGTAGACGGTGTGAAACGGAGGCGGAGTGGACACGGCGAGCGGGGCCAGGATCGACGAGACCGTGATCATCGCCACCGTACTCGAGCCCTGCGCCACCTTGATCAACGCGCCCAGCCCGAAGCCGAGCAGCAGCATCGGGATCGAGTATTGGCGCGCCATTTCGCCGAGCGTCCGGCCTACTCCGGCTTCGACGAGCATACCGCCGAAAGCGCCCCCAGCGGCCGTGATGAGAATGATCAACCCGCCGCTCGCGAAGGCTTCTTCCATCGGCTTGGCGAGTTCGCCGAGGGAAAGCCGGCGCTGGCGCGCGAGCAGATGAACGGCGACGGCGGTGGAGACGAGAAGGGCCAGGTTCGGGTCGCCGACGAATGCCATCGTTTTGGCGAATTCACTGGTCTTGTCTATGGCCGCCGCGGCGGTGTTGGCGGTGATCATCAGCACCGGGAGCAGGATCGGCAGCATGGAGCGCCAGAAGCCCGGAAGTTTCGCCTCCTCGACCCGCGCCAGTTCCTCGAGTTCCTCGAGCGTGGTTCCGCCGACGGCGCGCAGCGGCACCTCCATCGACGCGTCGCGGCTGCGCGCGAACGCCCATCCGGCGAGCGACATCGGGATGCCGACGATCGCCCCCGCGAGGATCATCACGCCGAGATCCAGGTTGAGCGTCGCCGCCATGGCAAGGGGACCGGGCGTGGGCGGCACCAGGCTGTGCGTCACCGCGCCGCCGGCGCAGATCGCCATCACGAAAAGCAGGTAGTTCTTCCCCGTGCGGACGCGCATCGCCCGGGCGAGCGGCACCAGCAGGTAGAACACCGTGTCGAAGAAAACCGGCACCGAGAGCACGTAGCCGCTCGCGAGCAGCGACAGCGAGGCGCGGGATTCGCCGATGGCGCGGACGAAGACGCGGACGATCTTGTCGGCGGCGCCGCTCTCCATCAGGCACTGCCCGATCAGCGCCGCGAGAGCGATGACAATCCCGATCTTGCCGCACACGATGCCGAAGGTCTCGGCGACCTTGGGCATCACGGCCGGAAGCGGGACGTTCGGGCTCAACACGCCCACCGTGATGGCGGCGGCGATCAGCGCCACGAAGGCGTTGATCTTGAGGCGGATGATCAGGACGAAGACCACCGCGATTGCGATCGCTAGGACGAGCAGGGGGTGCATGATGAAACTGCCATCTTACGTCAACCGCCACGGGCGCAGCCGGGTTCGCTTGTTCGAAGCGAGTTTCGGCAACCGCTTGCGCGGGGGATCGTGATAAGCTACGACATCGATACTTCTCTCTGGGAGCAACGCATGAAAACCCGTATTTTCGCAGCCCTGCTCGCGCTTGCCGCCATGGCGACGGCGCAGACCCGGACCTTCAACACCGTCAAGCAGAAGCTCGCCGAAGGCAAGCAGGTCTTTGGCGGGACGGTCTCTTCGTCGGACCCGGAAATCTATTGCGCCATGGCCACGGCCGGCTTCGATTTCCTGTGGATTGAAATGCAGCACAGTCCGCTGAGCTATCACGAAGTAGCGACCATGGTGCGCTCCTGCAAGAGCGCCACGGCGATTCCGTTCATCCGCGTTCCGGACGCGACCGAGGGCGACATTCAGAAAGCCGTCGACCTGGGCGCGCTGGGCATCATCGTGCCGATGGTGGACAACCTCGATAAGGCGAAGAACGCGGTTACGTTCGCCAAGTATCCGCCGGTGGGGCGGCGCAGCCAGGGCGGCGGGCAATACGGCTATCTCTGGGGTTCGGATTACCGGCAGACGGCCAACGACAACATCATGATCGTGGCGATGATCGAGAACCCGAAAGGCGTGGCGATCGCCGAGGAGCTGGCATCGACGCCGGGAGTGGACGTGGTCTTTATCGCGTCGACCGATCTCGGGTCGTTCATGGGCAAACGGCAGGGCGATCCGGATTACGAGGCGGCGGTGACGAAGGCGCGGCTGGCGATCTCAAAGGCCGGGAAGAAGGTGGGGGGGCCGGCGGCGTGGCGGAATCGGGAGGGGTATCATTTCTTCCAGTCGCCAGGCGAGACGAGCCTGATCCGGAGCGGCGCGCAGGCGGCGCTGGGAATGGGCGGAGCGGATTCGAGCGAGCGCCGCGGGATCGCGCCGATCGAAGGTTCCGAGCACCATCCGACGGGCGCTAAGAAATAGGATGTTGACGTTACGATTGGCCGGCGCGACGCTGGCCGCCGTCGGGTTGTTCGCCCAGGCGCCGGAGCCGAACCCGGACGCGCAGTTTCGCCCCAGTCCGGACACGCAGCCGCAGGAAGGCGTGCCGCAAGGGACGATAAAGGGTCCGTTTACACTGCCGAGCGAGGCTTATCCGGGAACGCAGCACACCTGGTGGATCTACGTGCCGGCGCAATACGATCCGGCGAATCCCGCGGCGCTGATGGTGTTCAACGACGGGCAGGCCTTCAAAGACGAACGGGGCGACCTGCACGCCCCGACCGTGCTCGACAACCTGATCTACCGCCGCGAAATCCCGGTGATGCTGGCCGTGTTCATCAACCCGGGCCGGACACCGGAGCAGCCGGAACCGCACTTGAAAGAGTGGGGCGACCGGACGACGAACCGGCCCACCGAATACAACTCGCTTGACGACCGGTACGCGCGGGTGATCGTGGAGGAACTGCTGCCGGCGGTGAAGAAGGAGTACAACATCTCGCCCGATCCCGAGCAGCGCGGGATCGGCGGGGCAAGTTCCGGCGCGATCGCGGCGTTTGGGGTGGCCTGGCGCCGGCCGAACGAATTCCGAAAGGTGCTGAGCCTGATCGGCAGTTTCGTCAATCTGCGAGGCGGCCACCAATTCGCCGATATGGTCGCCAGGGAGGAAAGGAAGCCGATCCGGATTTTCCTCCAGGACGGCCGCAACGACAATCGCGGCCAGCGGCGCGACGGCAGCTACGATCCCACGCGGGATTGGTTTCTGCAGAACGTCCGGCTGATGCGGGCGCTCGCGGCGAAGGGCTACGACGTGAACCATATTTGGGGAATCGGCCGGCACTCGCAGAAGCACGGTGCGGCGGTGATGCCGGAAATGTTGCGCTGGCTATGGAGGGATCAATCGGTGTCGACCGATGTCAAGGATATGGTCGAACGTTCGTTCCGCGGAGCGGGAAAGGCCAAGTAGAAGCCGCCGGTGACCAACGGCTACGTCCCAATTGACGGCTACCTTCCGATCGAAGCCTACGGCGTGATCGGCGACTTGCGATCCGTGGCGCTGGTGGGGCAAAACGGCTCGATCGACTGGTGCTGCCTGCCGGATTTCGATTCCCCAAGCGTTTTCGGCGCGCTGCTCGACCATACCAGTGGGGGGCGGTTCCGGATCTGGAGCGAGGCTTCATCGCACCAGCAGATGTACATGCCGGATTCGAACGTGTTGCTGACGCGTTTTCCGAGCCAGGACGGCGTGGGCGAGGTGCTGGACTTCATGCCGCTGAGCTCGCGGCCGGCCTCGCCGATGCACCAGATCATCCGAATGGTGCGATCGGTGCGGGGCCAGGTGCGTTTCCATTTGCTTTGCGATCCGCGGCTCGACTACGCGAGAAGCGTGCCCAGGGTGGAGATCGCTTCGGGCAGAGGCGCAGTTTTCGAGGGGATTTGCGAGGGCAAGAGGCAGCGAGTGGCGCTGTTGTCGCCCCTCCCGCTGGCGCGCGCCGAGCGGGGCGTCGAAAGCGAGTTCACGCTGAATCAGGGCGAGTCCGTCGCGTTCGTATTCCGGTACCACGCCGATCCGGACTTCGACCTGCTGGGCGCGCCGATGGACAGCGAAGACGCGCTCAACGCGACGCAGAGCTACTGGCGGCGATGGTTGTCGAAGTGCCGGTACCAGGGCCGGTGGCGGGAGATGGTGTACCGTTCGGCGCTCTGTCTGAAGCTGCTGACCTATCAGCCGACCGGAGCGATTGTGGCGGCGCCGACGTGCAGCCTTCCGGAGGAGATCGGCGGCATCCGGAACTGGGATTACCGTTATACGTGGGTGCGGGACGCGGCATTCACGATTTTCGCATTCCTGCGGCTGGGATACTCGGAAGAGGCCGCCCAGTTCATGGACTGGCTCCAGCAGCGCGTGAGCGAGGAAGAGAAAATCAACGGGCCGCTGAATGTGATGTACGGCATCGACGGGCGCCACGAAATGCCCGAGCTCGTGCTGGATCATCTGGAAGGGTACCGTGGGTCTCAGCCGGTGCGGATCGGCAACGGAGCGGCGCAGCAACTTCAGCTCGACATCTACGGCGAGCTGATCGATTCCGTGTACCTGTACAACAAGCATTCCGAGCCGATCTCGTACGACTTCTGGGTGCAGTTGCGGCGGATGCTCGACTGGGTGGCGCGGAACTGGGAGTTGCCCGACGAAGGGATCTGGGAAGTGCGGGGCGGAAAGCACCATTTCGTCTATTCGAAGATGCAGTGCTGGGTGGCGCTGGACCGGGGACTGCGGATCGCGGCCAAGCGCGGACTGCCCGTGGACACGGCGCGGCTGCGCGACGCGCGGGACCGGATCTACGAAGCGATCATGACGCGGGGGTGGGATCCAAAGCGCCGGACGTTCACCCAGGCGTTCGACTCGAAGGCGATTGACGCGGCGAACCTGATCATGCCGTTGACACTGTTTCTGCCGGCGACCGATCCGCGCATGAAAGGGACGATCGACGCGGTGATGCAGGACCTGGTATCCGACAGCCTGGTGTACCGCTACCTGTTGAATGACGAACACAGCGACGGACTCACCGGGCGCGAAGGAACGTTCAGCATGTGTTCGTTCTGGCTGGTGGAGGCGCTGACGCGGGCTGGGCGGCTGGACGAGG
This genomic interval carries:
- a CDS encoding glycoside hydrolase family 15 protein, with translation MTNGYVPIDGYLPIEAYGVIGDLRSVALVGQNGSIDWCCLPDFDSPSVFGALLDHTSGGRFRIWSEASSHQQMYMPDSNVLLTRFPSQDGVGEVLDFMPLSSRPASPMHQIIRMVRSVRGQVRFHLLCDPRLDYARSVPRVEIASGRGAVFEGICEGKRQRVALLSPLPLARAERGVESEFTLNQGESVAFVFRYHADPDFDLLGAPMDSEDALNATQSYWRRWLSKCRYQGRWREMVYRSALCLKLLTYQPTGAIVAAPTCSLPEEIGGIRNWDYRYTWVRDAAFTIFAFLRLGYSEEAAQFMDWLQQRVSEEEKINGPLNVMYGIDGRHEMPELVLDHLEGYRGSQPVRIGNGAAQQLQLDIYGELIDSVYLYNKHSEPISYDFWVQLRRMLDWVARNWELPDEGIWEVRGGKHHFVYSKMQCWVALDRGLRIAAKRGLPVDTARLRDARDRIYEAIMTRGWDPKRRTFTQAFDSKAIDAANLIMPLTLFLPATDPRMKGTIDAVMQDLVSDSLVYRYLLNDEHSDGLTGREGTFSMCSFWLVEALTRAGRLDEARFIFEKMLTYANHLGLYSEEIGPCGEALGNFPQAFTHLGLISAAYTLNRKLGGRP
- a CDS encoding aldolase/citrate lyase family protein, which translates into the protein MKTRIFAALLALAAMATAQTRTFNTVKQKLAEGKQVFGGTVSSSDPEIYCAMATAGFDFLWIEMQHSPLSYHEVATMVRSCKSATAIPFIRVPDATEGDIQKAVDLGALGIIVPMVDNLDKAKNAVTFAKYPPVGRRSQGGGQYGYLWGSDYRQTANDNIMIVAMIENPKGVAIAEELASTPGVDVVFIASTDLGSFMGKRQGDPDYEAAVTKARLAISKAGKKVGGPAAWRNREGYHFFQSPGETSLIRSGAQAALGMGGADSSERRGIAPIEGSEHHPTGAKK
- a CDS encoding gluconate:H+ symporter, giving the protein MHPLLVLAIAIAVVFVLIIRLKINAFVALIAAAITVGVLSPNVPLPAVMPKVAETFGIVCGKIGIVIALAALIGQCLMESGAADKIVRVFVRAIGESRASLSLLASGYVLSVPVFFDTVFYLLVPLARAMRVRTGKNYLLFVMAICAGGAVTHSLVPPTPGPLAMAATLNLDLGVMILAGAIVGIPMSLAGWAFARSRDASMEVPLRAVGGTTLEELEELARVEEAKLPGFWRSMLPILLPVLMITANTAAAAIDKTSEFAKTMAFVGDPNLALLVSTAVAVHLLARQRRLSLGELAKPMEEAFASGGLIILITAAGGAFGGMLVEAGVGRTLGEMARQYSIPMLLLGFGLGALIKVAQGSSTVAMITVSSILAPLAVSTPPPFHTVYIATAIGSGALVGSWMNDSGFWVYKQMAGLTEQEALKTWTPLLAVLGVTGYLATQVAAILLPLR
- a CDS encoding alpha/beta hydrolase-fold protein, with translation MLTLRLAGATLAAVGLFAQAPEPNPDAQFRPSPDTQPQEGVPQGTIKGPFTLPSEAYPGTQHTWWIYVPAQYDPANPAALMVFNDGQAFKDERGDLHAPTVLDNLIYRREIPVMLAVFINPGRTPEQPEPHLKEWGDRTTNRPTEYNSLDDRYARVIVEELLPAVKKEYNISPDPEQRGIGGASSGAIAAFGVAWRRPNEFRKVLSLIGSFVNLRGGHQFADMVAREERKPIRIFLQDGRNDNRGQRRDGSYDPTRDWFLQNVRLMRALAAKGYDVNHIWGIGRHSQKHGAAVMPEMLRWLWRDQSVSTDVKDMVERSFRGAGKAK